The following is a genomic window from Geobacillus subterraneus.
TGCCGACGAGTTTGAGCGGGGCGGCGACCATGAAGTACGAGCCTGGCGGGACGTCTTTTAAGCGCAGCCCTTCGATGACGATGACGCCGGCCGAAAACAGTGTTTTATGGGTCGGGTGGCCTTCTTGCGCCCGTTCGATGCCGAGCGCGTCGATGCCGACGCCGCGGATTGGTTTGGCGGCCAAATAGCGGGCCGCGTCTTCGGCGACGAAAATAAACTCGAAATTGAACGCATCCTCAAACGAATTTTTCGTTTTGAACAAAACGAAGTCGCCTTCCTGAATGTCCAGATGGGCGATGTCGTCTTTCGTGATTCGGTCGTTGACATGCGTCAAATCAAACAGTTTGCACGGGCCGACGAGGCGGTCAAGCGGAATCGTTTCAAATGTCGCGCCGCCTTCAACCATATGAAGAGGGGCGTCAATGTGCGTGCCGGTGTGCACGTCCATGTCAATGCGCGATTCCGTTACATAGCCGTTCGTCACCGTTGTGCGCTTCGGCTGTTTTTCCGGTTTGTTTTTGTAAACCGGCATCCCTTCGTAAATCGGGGCGGTGACATCGTACATGTTCATTGTTTTTTCGCTCCTTTTCGCTTAAGAATAGAGGGGGGCCGATTCGGCCCCGCAAGTAATTGGCTATCAAGTGTCAGGCAGTGGAAAAAGGAAATCGATGGTTGGCGCCGACTCGTTTATTACGGTTTCGGATGCTCAATCGGCCACCAATGGAAGCCGTCTTTTTTAAGCAGTTCGTCGGCCGCCGCCGGGCCCATCGAGCCGGCTTCGTAGTTCGGGAAGTCGGCGGCTTTTGTGTTCGCCCAAACATCGGAAATCACATCGACAAACTGCCATGACGCCGCCACTTCATCCCAGTGGGTGAAGTTCGTCGCATCGCCGCGCATGCAGTCATACAGCAGCTTTTCATACGCTTCCGGCGTGTTGATGCCATCGATGCAGTTGTTGCAATAATCGAGTTGAAACGGGGCCGTCGTTGTCGTCGATTCCCCGGTTTTTTTGCCGTTTAAATGAAGGGTGATGCCTTCATCGGGCTGAATGTGGATGACGAGCAAGTTCGGGGCGATCGTCTCATTCGTCCGGTAATATAAGTTCATCGGCACGTCTTTAAACTGGACGACGATTTTCGTCGATTTTTCCGCCATTCGTTTGCCGGTGCGGATGTAAAACGGCACGCCGGCCCAGCGGAAGTTGTCGATCAGGAGTTTCCCAGCGACGAACGTTTCGGTATTCGAATCCGGGTCGACGTTCGGCTCCTCGCGGTACGCCGGCACATCTTTCCCGCGGATCATCCCACGCCCATATTGGCCGCGCACGAAGTATTGATCGACTTCGTTGTGCGCAATCGGACGCAGCGCGCGCAACACTTTCACTTTTTCATGACGGATGTCATCGGTCGTAAGCCGAATCGGCGGCTCCATGGCCAACAAGGCGACCATTTGCAGCATATGGTTTTGCACCATGTCGCGCAGCGCCCCCGAATGGTCGTAATAGCGGCCGCGGTCCTCAACACCGAGCGTTTCACTTGAGGTAATTTGAATGTTCGAAATAAAGCGGTTGTTCCAAAGCGGCTCGAAAATGGCGTTCGAGAAGCGGATCACTTCGATGTTTTGCACCATTTCTTTGCCAAGGTAATGGTCGATCCGGTAAATTTCCCGCTCGGAAAAAACGCGGCGGATTTCTCTGTTCAGCTTTTGGGCGCTCGCTAAGTCATGGCCGAACGGCTTTTCAATGACAAGCCGTTTAAAGCCGCGCGTATCGGTCAGCCGCTCCGACTGCAGGCGCGATGTCACCGTG
Proteins encoded in this region:
- a CDS encoding cyclase family protein — protein: MNMYDVTAPIYEGMPVYKNKPEKQPKRTTVTNGYVTESRIDMDVHTGTHIDAPLHMVEGGATFETIPLDRLVGPCKLFDLTHVNDRITKDDIAHLDIQEGDFVLFKTKNSFEDAFNFEFIFVAEDAARYLAAKPIRGVGIDALGIERAQEGHPTHKTLFSAGVIVIEGLRLKDVPPGSYFMVAAPLKLVGTDAAPARVLLFDREP
- the zwf gene encoding glucose-6-phosphate dehydrogenase, whose protein sequence is MDNMNPKSIIVIFGATGDLAKRKLFPSLYRLYEKGHLNERFAVVGVARRPLSADEFRHYVRDSVETALNQELADGKFASHFYYHPFDVTEAESYQRLKALLEQLDETYQTEGNRIFYLAMAPEFFGTVTSRLQSERLTDTRGFKRLVIEKPFGHDLASAQKLNREIRRVFSEREIYRIDHYLGKEMVQNIEVIRFSNAIFEPLWNNRFISNIQITSSETLGVEDRGRYYDHSGALRDMVQNHMLQMVALLAMEPPIRLTTDDIRHEKVKVLRALRPIAHNEVDQYFVRGQYGRGMIRGKDVPAYREEPNVDPDSNTETFVAGKLLIDNFRWAGVPFYIRTGKRMAEKSTKIVVQFKDVPMNLYYRTNETIAPNLLVIHIQPDEGITLHLNGKKTGESTTTTAPFQLDYCNNCIDGINTPEAYEKLLYDCMRGDATNFTHWDEVAASWQFVDVISDVWANTKAADFPNYEAGSMGPAAADELLKKDGFHWWPIEHPKP